A window of Ranitomeya variabilis isolate aRanVar5 chromosome 2, aRanVar5.hap1, whole genome shotgun sequence contains these coding sequences:
- the FBXO48 gene encoding F-box only protein 48: MDNLNNHQKNIDSLPPEMILEILKYLDLDDLLTIKQTCRRFNQLVEYNDGVWRRHCLQMRTVCPSEIDEDQKQGRTWQEIVQRNYKSVIKQKWMDGTFSNIDSYEKLPPKTMCPLRAESWGEILEAELARETKRST, encoded by the exons ATGGATAATTTAAATAATCATCAAAAGAACATTGACTCTTTACCTCCAGAGATGATTCTTGAAATCCTAAAATATCTCGACCTAGATGATTTATTAACTATAAAACAAACATGTAGACGCTTCAATCAGCTTGTAGAATACAATGATGGGGTATGGAGGCGTCACTGTCTGCAAATGAGAACTGTGTGTCCATCGGAAATTGATGAAGATCAGAAACAAGGCCGTACCTGGCAG GAAATTGTGCAAAGAAACTACAAATCTGTGATCAAGCAGAAATGGATGGACGGTACATTTAGCAATATTGATTCCTACGAAAAACTGCCTCCAAAAACCATGTGTCCACTGAGAGCTGAATCCTGGGGAGAAATACTTGAGGCTGAACTCGCAAGAGAAACCAAAAGGAGCACCTGA